The following are from one region of the Gammaproteobacteria bacterium genome:
- the frr gene encoding ribosome recycling factor produces MIEDIKKDAAQRMSKAIDVLNAEFAKVRTGRASSALLDHVRVDYYGAEMPVSQAATVVVEDSRTISITPWEKNMVGAIEKAIMKSDLGLTPNTAGTVIRIVMPPLTEERRRDLVKVIKTEAEQAKVAVRNVRRDANQSIKDLVKEKMIGTDEEKRGEVEIQKITDQWVAKIDELVVAKEKEMLSL; encoded by the coding sequence ATGATCGAAGACATCAAGAAGGACGCCGCGCAGCGCATGAGCAAGGCGATCGACGTACTCAACGCCGAGTTCGCCAAGGTGCGTACCGGTCGAGCCAGCTCGGCCCTGCTCGATCACGTGCGGGTGGACTACTACGGCGCCGAAATGCCGGTTTCCCAGGCCGCCACGGTGGTGGTGGAGGACTCCCGCACGATCTCGATCACGCCTTGGGAAAAGAACATGGTCGGCGCCATCGAGAAGGCGATCATGAAATCGGACCTCGGCCTGACGCCGAACACCGCCGGTACCGTGATCCGCATCGTGATGCCGCCGCTGACCGAAGAACGCCGGCGCGATCTGGTCAAGGTGATCAAGACCGAGGCCGAGCAGGCCAAGGTCGCGGTCCGCAATGTGCGCCGCGATGCCAACCAGTCGATCAAGGATCTGGTCAAGGAGAAGATGATCGGCACCGACGAGGAAAAGCGCGGCGAGGTCGAGATTCAGAAGATCACCGATCAGTGGGT
- the pyrH gene encoding UMP kinase, whose product MSTAPAYKRILLKLSGEALMGSLDYGISSDVMMQLAHEIQTVSQAGVEVAVVVGGGNIFRGEGLAKGGIDRVTGDQMGMLATVMNALAIQDAIERIGLNARVMSAIRINQVCEDFIRRRAVRHLEKGRIVVFAAGTGNPFFTTDSAAALRATEIEADLVLKATKVDGIYTADPKKDPDATRFSELSYDEVLSRRLAVMDQTAILLCRDHRIPLRVYNMTSPGELLKIVQGATDVGTLVH is encoded by the coding sequence ATGAGCACTGCACCCGCCTACAAGCGCATTCTTCTGAAGTTGTCCGGCGAAGCCCTGATGGGTTCGCTGGATTACGGCATCTCCAGCGATGTGATGATGCAGCTGGCGCACGAAATCCAGACGGTGTCGCAAGCCGGGGTCGAGGTCGCCGTGGTGGTCGGCGGCGGCAATATCTTCCGGGGTGAAGGTCTCGCCAAGGGGGGTATCGACCGTGTTACCGGCGACCAGATGGGCATGCTGGCGACCGTGATGAATGCCCTGGCCATTCAGGACGCGATCGAACGCATCGGCTTGAACGCCCGGGTGATGTCGGCGATTCGCATCAATCAGGTCTGCGAGGATTTCATTCGTCGCCGCGCCGTGCGCCATCTGGAGAAGGGTCGTATCGTGGTGTTCGCCGCCGGCACCGGCAATCCGTTCTTCACCACAGACTCGGCGGCCGCGCTGCGCGCCACCGAGATCGAGGCCGATCTGGTGCTCAAGGCGACCAAGGTCGACGGCATCTACACGGCGGACCCGAAGAAGGATCCCGATGCCACGCGGTTCAGCGAACTGAGCTACGACGAAGTCCTGAGCCGGCGTCTGGCGGTGATGGACCAGACCGCGATCCTGCTGTGCCGCGATCACCGCATTCCTTTGCGGGTCTACAACATGACGAGTCCCGGCGAGCTGCTCAAGATCGTTCAGGGCGCCACGGACGTCGGCACGCTCGTTCACTAA
- the tsf gene encoding translation elongation factor Ts produces MSITASLVKELRERTGAAMMDCKKALEATGGDVDAAIEKMRMDGMAKADKKASRVAADGTIAVASSGNALAIVEVNCETDFVAKADDFVAMAQLAGELALEFRPETVESLLQLSRDGRTLDEVRRGLVSKLGENMTVRRFQVLDNAGGALSYYLHGSRIGVAVALKSGDEALAKDLAMHIAASHPKFISAAEVPAEIQDAERKILLAQAEDSGKPIEIVEKMIEGRLRKFLAEITLLGQPFVKDPDQTIEKLLKAQGAEVAQFVRFEVGEGIEKNEVDFAAEVMATAQATMG; encoded by the coding sequence ATGAGCATTACCGCATCACTCGTCAAGGAGCTGCGCGAACGTACCGGCGCGGCGATGATGGACTGCAAGAAGGCGCTCGAGGCGACCGGCGGCGATGTCGATGCCGCGATCGAAAAGATGCGCATGGACGGCATGGCCAAGGCCGACAAGAAGGCCTCGCGCGTTGCCGCCGATGGCACCATCGCCGTGGCCTCCAGCGGCAATGCGCTGGCGATCGTCGAGGTCAACTGCGAAACCGACTTCGTCGCCAAGGCCGACGACTTCGTGGCGATGGCGCAGCTGGCCGGTGAACTCGCACTGGAATTCCGGCCCGAGACCGTGGAGTCGTTGCTGCAGCTGTCGCGCGATGGCCGCACGCTCGACGAAGTCCGCCGTGGTCTGGTGTCCAAGCTCGGCGAAAATATGACGGTGCGCCGCTTCCAGGTGCTCGACAATGCCGGCGGAGCGCTCAGCTACTACCTGCACGGTTCGCGCATCGGTGTGGCCGTGGCGCTCAAATCCGGTGACGAGGCCTTGGCCAAGGATCTGGCGATGCATATCGCCGCGTCGCACCCGAAGTTCATTTCGGCTGCGGAAGTTCCGGCCGAGATTCAGGATGCGGAGCGCAAGATTCTGCTGGCGCAGGCTGAGGACAGCGGCAAGCCGATCGAGATCGTCGAGAAAATGATCGAAGGACGGCTGCGCAAGTTCCTGGCTGAAATCACGCTGCTGGGCCAGCCGTTCGTGAAGGACCCGGATCAGACGATCGAAAAGCTGTTGAAGGCGCAGGGCGCCGAAGTGGCCCAGTTCGTGCGCTTCGAGGTCGGCGAAGGCATCGAGAAGAACGAGGTGGATTTTGCCGCCGAGGTCATGGCCACTGCCCAGGCGACGATGGGGTAA